One window of the Lasioglossum baleicum chromosome 8, iyLasBale1, whole genome shotgun sequence genome contains the following:
- the Cart gene encoding carcinine transporter isoform X1 — translation MEHLDDYQSAAEPANNKQTTNADDEDGFDLDDLLPTVGEFGRYQKKLLWLVCLPACLPCGFCAFNQLFMANTPPHWCRVPGLENLDVSRRRRLAIPTSQDDNETYSQCTRYDIDWTAANVSIVMEPPSMPNSSWPVVPCDHGWEYEMSEITSSIVIDFDLVCDHAIYPTIGLVALNTGGPIGVYLFGTLNDRIGRRLSFFTCLATLITGGFLTSMSNSFWTWAATRVVVGLTIPAIYQIPFIISLELVGPNYRSFVTVMTCSFYTMGLCMLAGLTYLIRDWRMLAVTTSAPFLMYILYWWFLPESPRWLLAKGRLVEANAILETLAKVNGKELPASFTQKLRQRMMMSRSKSEEERLRSGPGVLSLFKTPNMRLKTCLITLNWFANNMVYVGLSYYGPALGNEEHLSFFFSSLAEIPSYMACWVVMDRWGRRWPLCLCMVTAGVSCIATVLLSSDAVVVTLILFLLSKSAISASFLIIYPFAGELYPTQLRGVAIGFSAYISGLGLIIIPFVTYLGKENLVLPLVILGCVSVIGGLSGLRLPETLHHRLPQTVEEGELFGKDWTCADCFRCVPIKPSSASYEDLSARETVEMHEVPEPPIAIPQRLLEEQQRPSGASVRRLVRQSSVMDTQRDSDGSIKMTYWF, via the exons ATGGAGCACCTGGATGATTATCAGTCCGCCGCCGAACCTGCCAACAACAAGCAAACGACCAACGCCGACGATGAA GATGGTTTCGATCTCGACGATCTCCTGCCTACCGTCGGTGAGTTCGGCCGCTACCAGAAGAAGCTCCTCTGGCTCGTGTGTCTTCCTGCGTGTTTACCTTGCGGATTTTGCGCGTTCAATCAGCTGTTCATGGCCAACACGCCACCCCATTGGTGCAGAGTACCGGGATTGGAGAACCTGGACGTGTCTCGTAGAAGAAGACTCGCGATTCCGACCAGTCAG GACGACAATGAAACGTACAGTCAGTGCACACGATACGATATCGATTGGACAGCGGCAAACGTATCGATCGTGATGGAACCGCCGTCAATGCCGAACTCATCGTGGCCAGTTGTCCCTTGCGATCATGGTTGGGAGTACGAGATGTCGGAGATAACGTCCTCGATCGTCATCGAC TTCGACCTGGTCTGCGATCACGCAATTTATCCAACGATTGGTCTGGTCGCCTTGAACACTGGTGGTCCCATAGGAGTGTACCTGTTCGGCACTCTGAACGATAG GATCGGCAGGAGGCTGTCTTTCTTCACctgtctggcgacactgatcaCAGGTGGATTTCTGACGTCGATGTCGAACAGCTTCTGGACATGGGCGGCGACGCGTGTGGTCGTGGGCCTGACCATACCGGCCATTTATCAGATACCCTTCATCATAT CTCTGGAACTGGTCGGACCGAACTATCGATCGTTCGTGACGGTGATGACCTGCAGTTTCTACACAATGGGCCTGTGTATGCTAGCCGGATTGACGTACTTGATAAGGGACTGGCGAATGCTTGCCGTCACCACCAGCGCGCCTTTCCTCATGTACATCCTCTATTGGTG GTTCCTTCCGGAGTCACCAAGATGGCTGCTGGCGAAAGGTCGGCTGGTAGAAGCGAACGCCATCCTCGAGACCTTGGCCAAAGTCAACGGCAAAGAGCTGCCCGCCTCTTTTACTCAGAAACTTCGCCAGCGAATGATGATGTCACGTTCCAAAAGCGAAGAAGAGCGATTACGCAGTGGGCCAGGTGTCCTCTCCCTCTTCAAGACCCCGAACATGCGTCTCAAGACCTGTCTAATTACTCTAAATTG GTTCGCCAACAACATGGTGTACGTTGGCTTATCGTATTATGGACCAGCGTTGGGGAACGAGGAGCATCTGAGTTTTTTCTTTTCATCCCTCGCAGAAATTCCCAGCTACATGGCTTGCTGGGTGGTGATGGATCGATGGGGTCGTCGATGGCCGCTTTGTCTGTGCATGGTTACCGCTGGAGTCTCCTGTATCGCCACTGTACTCCTCTCGTCTG ACGCCGTGGTGGTCACGCTGATTCTGTTCCTGCTATCGAAATCGGCGATATCGGCCTCCTTCCTGATAATATATCCGTTCGCGGGTGAACTTTACCCCACGCAACTGCGCGGCGTAGCGATCGGCTTCTCGGCTTACATCAGTGGTCTCGGACTTATCATCATTCCCTTTGTTACTTATCTG GGTAAGGAGAACTTGGTCTTGCCCCTCGTGATACTGGGATGCGTCTCTGTGATCGGTGGACTGTCTGGCCTGCGTTTGCCCGAGACGCTGCATCATCGATTGCCCCAGACTGTCGAAGAGGGGGAGCTGTTCGGGAAGGATTGGACCTGTGCCGACTGCTTCCGTTGCGTTCCGATAAA accTTCGTCCGCTTCCTACGAGGATCTATCGGCCAGAGAGACGGTGGAGATGCACGAGGTGCCTGAACCACCTATCGCCATTCCTCAGAGGCTGTTGGAGGAGCAACAGAGACCAAGTGGTGCCAGTGTGCGTCGACTGGTTCGACAGTCCAGCGTGATGGACACGCAACGGGACTCGGACGGGTCCATTAAAATGACTTACTGGTTCTAG
- the Cart gene encoding carcinine transporter isoform X2 gives MEHLDDYQSAAEPANNKQTTNADDEDDNETYSQCTRYDIDWTAANVSIVMEPPSMPNSSWPVVPCDHGWEYEMSEITSSIVIDFDLVCDHAIYPTIGLVALNTGGPIGVYLFGTLNDRIGRRLSFFTCLATLITGGFLTSMSNSFWTWAATRVVVGLTIPAIYQIPFIISLELVGPNYRSFVTVMTCSFYTMGLCMLAGLTYLIRDWRMLAVTTSAPFLMYILYWWFLPESPRWLLAKGRLVEANAILETLAKVNGKELPASFTQKLRQRMMMSRSKSEEERLRSGPGVLSLFKTPNMRLKTCLITLNWFANNMVYVGLSYYGPALGNEEHLSFFFSSLAEIPSYMACWVVMDRWGRRWPLCLCMVTAGVSCIATVLLSSDAVVVTLILFLLSKSAISASFLIIYPFAGELYPTQLRGVAIGFSAYISGLGLIIIPFVTYLGKENLVLPLVILGCVSVIGGLSGLRLPETLHHRLPQTVEEGELFGKDWTCADCFRCVPIKPSSASYEDLSARETVEMHEVPEPPIAIPQRLLEEQQRPSGASVRRLVRQSSVMDTQRDSDGSIKMTYWF, from the exons ATGGAGCACCTGGATGATTATCAGTCCGCCGCCGAACCTGCCAACAACAAGCAAACGACCAACGCCGACGATGAA GACGACAATGAAACGTACAGTCAGTGCACACGATACGATATCGATTGGACAGCGGCAAACGTATCGATCGTGATGGAACCGCCGTCAATGCCGAACTCATCGTGGCCAGTTGTCCCTTGCGATCATGGTTGGGAGTACGAGATGTCGGAGATAACGTCCTCGATCGTCATCGAC TTCGACCTGGTCTGCGATCACGCAATTTATCCAACGATTGGTCTGGTCGCCTTGAACACTGGTGGTCCCATAGGAGTGTACCTGTTCGGCACTCTGAACGATAG GATCGGCAGGAGGCTGTCTTTCTTCACctgtctggcgacactgatcaCAGGTGGATTTCTGACGTCGATGTCGAACAGCTTCTGGACATGGGCGGCGACGCGTGTGGTCGTGGGCCTGACCATACCGGCCATTTATCAGATACCCTTCATCATAT CTCTGGAACTGGTCGGACCGAACTATCGATCGTTCGTGACGGTGATGACCTGCAGTTTCTACACAATGGGCCTGTGTATGCTAGCCGGATTGACGTACTTGATAAGGGACTGGCGAATGCTTGCCGTCACCACCAGCGCGCCTTTCCTCATGTACATCCTCTATTGGTG GTTCCTTCCGGAGTCACCAAGATGGCTGCTGGCGAAAGGTCGGCTGGTAGAAGCGAACGCCATCCTCGAGACCTTGGCCAAAGTCAACGGCAAAGAGCTGCCCGCCTCTTTTACTCAGAAACTTCGCCAGCGAATGATGATGTCACGTTCCAAAAGCGAAGAAGAGCGATTACGCAGTGGGCCAGGTGTCCTCTCCCTCTTCAAGACCCCGAACATGCGTCTCAAGACCTGTCTAATTACTCTAAATTG GTTCGCCAACAACATGGTGTACGTTGGCTTATCGTATTATGGACCAGCGTTGGGGAACGAGGAGCATCTGAGTTTTTTCTTTTCATCCCTCGCAGAAATTCCCAGCTACATGGCTTGCTGGGTGGTGATGGATCGATGGGGTCGTCGATGGCCGCTTTGTCTGTGCATGGTTACCGCTGGAGTCTCCTGTATCGCCACTGTACTCCTCTCGTCTG ACGCCGTGGTGGTCACGCTGATTCTGTTCCTGCTATCGAAATCGGCGATATCGGCCTCCTTCCTGATAATATATCCGTTCGCGGGTGAACTTTACCCCACGCAACTGCGCGGCGTAGCGATCGGCTTCTCGGCTTACATCAGTGGTCTCGGACTTATCATCATTCCCTTTGTTACTTATCTG GGTAAGGAGAACTTGGTCTTGCCCCTCGTGATACTGGGATGCGTCTCTGTGATCGGTGGACTGTCTGGCCTGCGTTTGCCCGAGACGCTGCATCATCGATTGCCCCAGACTGTCGAAGAGGGGGAGCTGTTCGGGAAGGATTGGACCTGTGCCGACTGCTTCCGTTGCGTTCCGATAAA accTTCGTCCGCTTCCTACGAGGATCTATCGGCCAGAGAGACGGTGGAGATGCACGAGGTGCCTGAACCACCTATCGCCATTCCTCAGAGGCTGTTGGAGGAGCAACAGAGACCAAGTGGTGCCAGTGTGCGTCGACTGGTTCGACAGTCCAGCGTGATGGACACGCAACGGGACTCGGACGGGTCCATTAAAATGACTTACTGGTTCTAG
- the LOC143211577 gene encoding uncharacterized protein LOC143211577 isoform X2 → MTKVIRVLIVLLLSVIPWPGPSVFKISCPRDRASVVRRIVQKRWMPILKKYQVELPLECPFHESRDIFRPQQRAKHQHRPSQWTCGLCGKSFYAEKHLDAHFDNRHKSNVNTAEDAVCLADYCDIMRCDVLGNRDFESSLVDDEPGHHSTDIQVWKENTEQRSTSVIECNLRSLSRTHPVEKSCTMSDGGAVRNIQQYCHREDSGALENHRLPGTAYYVEIAGPDNKSNACDNEDDEDDEDDEDDEENLVEAALPAVDKKQRRKSLHLRKLKSNCKPEELQKLKLQCEILVRDCIAGLLTNLSVRDFQEIEGELNRAICWYLSCDRYWEDTKRQQRHTPWYLLTIFLTILSTSIYACYYVIWVLFNSADEDRLDGTGSLDYNDGDLGAGSSLRDPSGSGEGRSSERRKCDLGDEKLPAGSNEDIADHYIYVTYPPELERRLRESDPPDYSCYNRTTRL, encoded by the exons AGATGGATGCCCATCCTGAAGAAGTATCAGGTAGAGCTGCCGCTCGAGTGCCCGTTCCACGAGAGCCGAGACATTTTCCGGCCGCAGCAGAGGGCCAAACACCAGCACAGACCGTCGCAATGGACCTGCGGACTATGCGGCAAGTCATTCTACGCGGAGAAACACCTGGATGCTCACTTCGATAACAGACACAAGAGCAACGTTAACACG GCGGAGGATGCGGTGTGCCTGGCGGATTATTGCGACATCATGCGCTGCGACGTCCTGGGCAATCGTGACTTCGAGAGCTCGTTGGTGGACGATGAACCAGGACATCACAGCACGGACATCCAGGTGTGGAAGGAGAACACGGAGCAACGTTCGACTTCGGTGATCGAGTGCAACCTGCGTAGTTTGTCGAGGACGCATCCGGTTGAGAAGTCGTGCACGATGTCGGACGGCGGTGCCGTCAGGAACATCCAACAGTACTGTCATCGAGAAGACAGCGGTGCTCTCGAGAATCACCGGTTACCAGGGACGGCGTACTATGTAGAAATCGCCGGCCCCGACAACAAAAGCAACGCCTGCGACAACGAGGACGACGAAGATGACGaagacgacgaggacgacgagGAGAACCTGGTCGAAGCCGCGTTGCCCGCCGTGGACAAGAAGCAGAGACGCAAAAGCCTCCACCTGAGGAAGCTCAAGTCCAACTGCAAGCCCGAGGAGCTGCAGAAGCTGAAGCTGCAGTGCGAA ATATTGGTCCGCGACTGCATTGCTGGGCTTCTGACGAACCTCTCGGTGCGGGACTTTCAAGAAATCGAAG GGGAGCTTAACCGCGCAATATGCTGGTATCTCAGCTGCGACAGGTACTGGGAGGACACGAAGAGGCAACAGAGGCACACACCTTGGTACCTGCTCACTATTTTTCTGACTATTCTGTCCACGTCGATTTATGCATGCTACTATGTCATCTGGGTCCTGTTCAA TTCCGCGGACGAAGACAGACTAGACGGAACCGGAAGTCTGGACTACAATGACGGAGATCTAGGAGCTGGGTCGTCGTTGCGCGATCCGAGTGGTTCTGGGGAGGGTAGGTCGAGCGAACGAAGGAAATGCGATCTTGGAGACGAGAAGCTGCCCGCCGGTTCGAACGAGGACATAGCCGACCATTACATTTACGTAACCTACCCACCAGAGCTAGAGCGGCGATTACGGGAGAG TGATCCTCCTGATTACAGCTGCTACAACAGAACCACTCGACTCTGA
- the LOC143211577 gene encoding uncharacterized protein LOC143211577 isoform X4 produces MKTQPFHIERWMPILKKYQVELPLECPFHESRDIFRPQQRAKHQHRPSQWTCGLCGKSFYAEKHLDAHFDNRHKSNVNTAEDAVCLADYCDIMRCDVLGNRDFESSLVDDEPGHHSTDIQVWKENTEQRSTSVIECNLRSLSRTHPVEKSCTMSDGGAVRNIQQYCHREDSGALENHRLPGTAYYVEIAGPDNKSNACDNEDDEDDEDDEDDEENLVEAALPAVDKKQRRKSLHLRKLKSNCKPEELQKLKLQCEILVRDCIAGLLTNLSVRDFQEIEGELNRAICWYLSCDRYWEDTKRQQRHTPWYLLTIFLTILSTSIYACYYVIWVLFNSADEDRLDGTGSLDYNDGDLGAGSSLRDPSGSGEGRSSERRKCDLGDEKLPAGSNEDIADHYIYVTYPPELERRLRESDPPDYSCYNRTTRL; encoded by the exons AGATGGATGCCCATCCTGAAGAAGTATCAGGTAGAGCTGCCGCTCGAGTGCCCGTTCCACGAGAGCCGAGACATTTTCCGGCCGCAGCAGAGGGCCAAACACCAGCACAGACCGTCGCAATGGACCTGCGGACTATGCGGCAAGTCATTCTACGCGGAGAAACACCTGGATGCTCACTTCGATAACAGACACAAGAGCAACGTTAACACG GCGGAGGATGCGGTGTGCCTGGCGGATTATTGCGACATCATGCGCTGCGACGTCCTGGGCAATCGTGACTTCGAGAGCTCGTTGGTGGACGATGAACCAGGACATCACAGCACGGACATCCAGGTGTGGAAGGAGAACACGGAGCAACGTTCGACTTCGGTGATCGAGTGCAACCTGCGTAGTTTGTCGAGGACGCATCCGGTTGAGAAGTCGTGCACGATGTCGGACGGCGGTGCCGTCAGGAACATCCAACAGTACTGTCATCGAGAAGACAGCGGTGCTCTCGAGAATCACCGGTTACCAGGGACGGCGTACTATGTAGAAATCGCCGGCCCCGACAACAAAAGCAACGCCTGCGACAACGAGGACGACGAAGATGACGaagacgacgaggacgacgagGAGAACCTGGTCGAAGCCGCGTTGCCCGCCGTGGACAAGAAGCAGAGACGCAAAAGCCTCCACCTGAGGAAGCTCAAGTCCAACTGCAAGCCCGAGGAGCTGCAGAAGCTGAAGCTGCAGTGCGAA ATATTGGTCCGCGACTGCATTGCTGGGCTTCTGACGAACCTCTCGGTGCGGGACTTTCAAGAAATCGAAG GGGAGCTTAACCGCGCAATATGCTGGTATCTCAGCTGCGACAGGTACTGGGAGGACACGAAGAGGCAACAGAGGCACACACCTTGGTACCTGCTCACTATTTTTCTGACTATTCTGTCCACGTCGATTTATGCATGCTACTATGTCATCTGGGTCCTGTTCAA TTCCGCGGACGAAGACAGACTAGACGGAACCGGAAGTCTGGACTACAATGACGGAGATCTAGGAGCTGGGTCGTCGTTGCGCGATCCGAGTGGTTCTGGGGAGGGTAGGTCGAGCGAACGAAGGAAATGCGATCTTGGAGACGAGAAGCTGCCCGCCGGTTCGAACGAGGACATAGCCGACCATTACATTTACGTAACCTACCCACCAGAGCTAGAGCGGCGATTACGGGAGAG TGATCCTCCTGATTACAGCTGCTACAACAGAACCACTCGACTCTGA
- the LOC143211577 gene encoding uncharacterized protein LOC143211577 isoform X1, which translates to MKTQPFHIEVLIVLLLSVIPWPGPSVFKISCPRDRASVVRRIVQKRWMPILKKYQVELPLECPFHESRDIFRPQQRAKHQHRPSQWTCGLCGKSFYAEKHLDAHFDNRHKSNVNTAEDAVCLADYCDIMRCDVLGNRDFESSLVDDEPGHHSTDIQVWKENTEQRSTSVIECNLRSLSRTHPVEKSCTMSDGGAVRNIQQYCHREDSGALENHRLPGTAYYVEIAGPDNKSNACDNEDDEDDEDDEDDEENLVEAALPAVDKKQRRKSLHLRKLKSNCKPEELQKLKLQCEILVRDCIAGLLTNLSVRDFQEIEGELNRAICWYLSCDRYWEDTKRQQRHTPWYLLTIFLTILSTSIYACYYVIWVLFNSADEDRLDGTGSLDYNDGDLGAGSSLRDPSGSGEGRSSERRKCDLGDEKLPAGSNEDIADHYIYVTYPPELERRLRESDPPDYSCYNRTTRL; encoded by the exons AGATGGATGCCCATCCTGAAGAAGTATCAGGTAGAGCTGCCGCTCGAGTGCCCGTTCCACGAGAGCCGAGACATTTTCCGGCCGCAGCAGAGGGCCAAACACCAGCACAGACCGTCGCAATGGACCTGCGGACTATGCGGCAAGTCATTCTACGCGGAGAAACACCTGGATGCTCACTTCGATAACAGACACAAGAGCAACGTTAACACG GCGGAGGATGCGGTGTGCCTGGCGGATTATTGCGACATCATGCGCTGCGACGTCCTGGGCAATCGTGACTTCGAGAGCTCGTTGGTGGACGATGAACCAGGACATCACAGCACGGACATCCAGGTGTGGAAGGAGAACACGGAGCAACGTTCGACTTCGGTGATCGAGTGCAACCTGCGTAGTTTGTCGAGGACGCATCCGGTTGAGAAGTCGTGCACGATGTCGGACGGCGGTGCCGTCAGGAACATCCAACAGTACTGTCATCGAGAAGACAGCGGTGCTCTCGAGAATCACCGGTTACCAGGGACGGCGTACTATGTAGAAATCGCCGGCCCCGACAACAAAAGCAACGCCTGCGACAACGAGGACGACGAAGATGACGaagacgacgaggacgacgagGAGAACCTGGTCGAAGCCGCGTTGCCCGCCGTGGACAAGAAGCAGAGACGCAAAAGCCTCCACCTGAGGAAGCTCAAGTCCAACTGCAAGCCCGAGGAGCTGCAGAAGCTGAAGCTGCAGTGCGAA ATATTGGTCCGCGACTGCATTGCTGGGCTTCTGACGAACCTCTCGGTGCGGGACTTTCAAGAAATCGAAG GGGAGCTTAACCGCGCAATATGCTGGTATCTCAGCTGCGACAGGTACTGGGAGGACACGAAGAGGCAACAGAGGCACACACCTTGGTACCTGCTCACTATTTTTCTGACTATTCTGTCCACGTCGATTTATGCATGCTACTATGTCATCTGGGTCCTGTTCAA TTCCGCGGACGAAGACAGACTAGACGGAACCGGAAGTCTGGACTACAATGACGGAGATCTAGGAGCTGGGTCGTCGTTGCGCGATCCGAGTGGTTCTGGGGAGGGTAGGTCGAGCGAACGAAGGAAATGCGATCTTGGAGACGAGAAGCTGCCCGCCGGTTCGAACGAGGACATAGCCGACCATTACATTTACGTAACCTACCCACCAGAGCTAGAGCGGCGATTACGGGAGAG TGATCCTCCTGATTACAGCTGCTACAACAGAACCACTCGACTCTGA
- the LOC143211577 gene encoding uncharacterized protein LOC143211577 isoform X3 has translation MKTQPFHIEVLIVLLLSVIPWPGPSVFKISCPRDRASVVRRIVQKRWMPILKKYQVELPLECPFHESRDIFRPQQRAKHQHRPSQWTCGLCGKSFYAEKHLDAHFDNRHKSNVNTAEDAVCLADYCDIMRCDVLGNRDFESSLVDDEPGHHSTDIQVWKENTEQRSTSVIECNLRSLSRTHPVEKSCTMSDGGAVRNIQQYCHREDSGALENHRLPGTAYYVEIAGPDNKSNACDNEDDEDDEDDEDDEENLVEAALPAVDKKQRRKSLHLRKLKSNCKPEELQKLKLQCEILVRDCIAGLLTNLSVRDFQEIEGELNRAICWYLSCDRYWEDTKRQQRHTPWYLLTIFLTILSTSIYACYYVIWVLFNSADEDRLDGTGSLDYNDGDLGAGSSLRDPSGSGEGRSSERRKCDLGDEKLPAGSNEDIADHYIYVTYPPELERRLRESCYNRTTRL, from the exons AGATGGATGCCCATCCTGAAGAAGTATCAGGTAGAGCTGCCGCTCGAGTGCCCGTTCCACGAGAGCCGAGACATTTTCCGGCCGCAGCAGAGGGCCAAACACCAGCACAGACCGTCGCAATGGACCTGCGGACTATGCGGCAAGTCATTCTACGCGGAGAAACACCTGGATGCTCACTTCGATAACAGACACAAGAGCAACGTTAACACG GCGGAGGATGCGGTGTGCCTGGCGGATTATTGCGACATCATGCGCTGCGACGTCCTGGGCAATCGTGACTTCGAGAGCTCGTTGGTGGACGATGAACCAGGACATCACAGCACGGACATCCAGGTGTGGAAGGAGAACACGGAGCAACGTTCGACTTCGGTGATCGAGTGCAACCTGCGTAGTTTGTCGAGGACGCATCCGGTTGAGAAGTCGTGCACGATGTCGGACGGCGGTGCCGTCAGGAACATCCAACAGTACTGTCATCGAGAAGACAGCGGTGCTCTCGAGAATCACCGGTTACCAGGGACGGCGTACTATGTAGAAATCGCCGGCCCCGACAACAAAAGCAACGCCTGCGACAACGAGGACGACGAAGATGACGaagacgacgaggacgacgagGAGAACCTGGTCGAAGCCGCGTTGCCCGCCGTGGACAAGAAGCAGAGACGCAAAAGCCTCCACCTGAGGAAGCTCAAGTCCAACTGCAAGCCCGAGGAGCTGCAGAAGCTGAAGCTGCAGTGCGAA ATATTGGTCCGCGACTGCATTGCTGGGCTTCTGACGAACCTCTCGGTGCGGGACTTTCAAGAAATCGAAG GGGAGCTTAACCGCGCAATATGCTGGTATCTCAGCTGCGACAGGTACTGGGAGGACACGAAGAGGCAACAGAGGCACACACCTTGGTACCTGCTCACTATTTTTCTGACTATTCTGTCCACGTCGATTTATGCATGCTACTATGTCATCTGGGTCCTGTTCAA TTCCGCGGACGAAGACAGACTAGACGGAACCGGAAGTCTGGACTACAATGACGGAGATCTAGGAGCTGGGTCGTCGTTGCGCGATCCGAGTGGTTCTGGGGAGGGTAGGTCGAGCGAACGAAGGAAATGCGATCTTGGAGACGAGAAGCTGCCCGCCGGTTCGAACGAGGACATAGCCGACCATTACATTTACGTAACCTACCCACCAGAGCTAGAGCGGCGATTACGGGAGAG CTGCTACAACAGAACCACTCGACTCTGA